The genomic interval tcccagccagggcacacaggggaagcgcccatctgcttctccaccccactccctctccttcctctctctctcttcccctcccgcagccaaggctccattggagcagcgtttgcccgggtgctgaggatggctctgtggcctctgcctcaggcactagaatggctctgattgtggcagagctacgccccaagatgggcagagcatcgccccctggtgggcgtgctgggtggatcccagtcgggcacatgcgggagtctgtctgactgactccccatttccaatttcagagaaatacaaaaaagaaaaaaaagaaaaaaaaaagaattctgggaAAATGTCTGAGTGCAATATAAGGCAAGGACCAATTAGTAAACCTACTGGAATAATCCAGGCTACAGAAGACCAGAGCCACAATTGAAGCACCAATAAAGGATAAATTAATATGGTAAAGTACTACACCCAGTCTTTAGTTACTGAATGtggagagaaaataaattctaatcCCAGCTTTCAAGCACTACTCACAGAGATGGAGTACAAGAGAACAGGTAGAGGAAAGACAATGCCATCTCATTTAAATCTCTTGTAGTAAAAGAGCTATTCAAGTATATAGGTTACAATTATGGTATACATCTGCAAAGTCCATGTTGTTCCTTGAACTCTTATCATTCTTCcaacaaaagatttttaaaatatttttctactacATCTATATCATGTCTATATATGTATCTTACTTCCAGATATTTTCCTATTACATTATTTTAACTGAAACACATCTTcattgtattatttaaatatttatgttttacagTTCCAGACTCTTAAAAAGCTCAGCAGTGGAGTATCAACCCCATGTGTtaaagttctgggttcaattcctggttaaggcacacaggagaggtgaccatctgcttctccccgccCTACccccctccatcttcccctcccacagccatagcttgatttgagcatgttggccatGGGTACTGAGGAGCCATCttcagcctccacctcaggtgctaaaaataacttggttgcataaggccccaagtgggcagagccatcagccccagacccggggaggggggggggattgccaggtggactctggtcagggtgcatgtgggagtctatctcccctgctctcacttcaaaaaacaaataagccTTATCTTTCTAATGTGATCTTTAAATAGCAAAATGGGAAAGAGGAAGtttctttccctttaaaaaagAAGTCAGTACTTTCAAAGAATAGAGGCTTAACATGTAGAGCGAATTCAAAGAGGGGATAATGCTTTAACCCAAAACTCTGAAATACTAGACCTTATATGTtttcaaaatgtcatttaaaataactctttagcctgacaaggtggtagtacagtggatagagcatcaacctgggacaatgaagacccaggtttgaaaccctgatgtcacaggcttgggcacaggctcaacagcttgagcgcagggtggctggtttgagcatgggatcatcaacatgacccaattgtctctggcttgagtaagaggtcactggctgggctggagacccccagtcaaggcacatatgagaaagtcatCAATGAGCAACCAAACTGCCATaactccaagttgatgcttctcatgtctctcttcctgtgtctgtccctgtctctaaataataaataaataaataaatagttcttgAAAATAAGGTTTAACCCCTCAATATAGTCTCTAAAATGGTACCTTAACACAATATTTGTCTTAGATATACCAGACATTTACAATCAGCAAAACAATTTGCATCCGAAAGCCTGACATTCTAACTTACTGGTTTTTCCAGTAAATTTTCCAAAGTATAGTATTATAAACAAATCTTTTTGAGTACTCAACATATTAGAAATACAACTACCTATTTAAAattgttgactttttaaaaatgtttattgattttagaaagagaggaagaaagaaacatcgatctgttcctatctgcaccctgaccagagaatgaaccgaacctgcaacctctgacctttgggatgatgctctaacagagctacctggccagaccTAAAATTGTTAACTTTCAACTATGACACATCAGTAAACATCGTTACTTTAGCAATAATTTTATGTGAAATGGTGGAAAACAAATTTCTCAGTAACAGCAAATCACCAAGTTGCTTCATCTAATTTTTGCtacaaaaactttattaaaaatacctAACCACACAAACatgattaaacatttttaagtaaaattgaaacaagttgtgaattttttttccttttacaagttttaaaaataaaaggacaagttctaaatatttgttttctaatactattttagtaaattatttattcaatcgCTTCTTTAAGTTCTCAAGGTGTTCCACATTAACATCTTGTAATGCCAGTACTATTGCTTTAGACAAGGAGGGATTAAATGAAATAGTCATTAGACAGCACAAATCTATTAGATCGCGTTGACATTTCTGCAAACCTTCCAGGAACTTTTGGTATTGAAGAGGatccttttttaactttttcatctCTGGTACCGAAAACCCTATCAGACTAGTAAGTATTTCATCTACAAAGTCTACATCTAGATATGCAGTACCATCAGAAATCTTTGCTGTTATACTCCAAATGCCACCAGAACCTGAAAGATTTCCAATTAAGGTAACAATAAAGGCTTTGACTTTCACTCTTACAACTTCCTTTGGTTTGCAGGCCATTAGAACAGACAAATAGATAAAGGGTGGAGAATATAAATCCATGGTGAAAGACAGATTAGTGCTGTTGTCTAATCTTAAAGAACAGTTCTGTAAATGGTGATCATTTTCATTAGGAATCTGTGAACTCTTTTTTGGCACATAACTGATCAGTtctccatttaatattttattatttgaggaATGCACATCTGAACTGTTGATGGTTCGTCTTACTTTATTATCTGTCTCTGAGTTCTTATTGTTATTTGTAAAATCATGGGCTAAGGGTACATTATGATGAACTAAAAAAACACTACTGTTGTGATCCCTAGCAAAAAAACAACTGGATTTGTCTTCGTTAATTTGTTCAGATGAACTGTTTTCAATCCAattatcatttctatttctgcaaaTCAAAGAAACATTATTTAAACTATTAGGATTATGTGCAGATCTGGCTGTATGTTCATTTGTGATTCTGTTCAAAGTCAATGGCTGCAATTCTTTAGCCTCCACTTCTTCCTTCTGGACAGCTTCTTCTAAAAGCAAAGCCTCTGCTAATGAACAGTCATCTAATTCCCCATCAATGAAACACACAGATGGATTTGGTGGTTTTTCCTTTGGTCTTGAAGAAATAACAAGTCCTGCTTCAAAACTTGACTGTCTTGTGCTGAAACATCTTTCCGAGGAAGTGTCATTATTCGCTGAAAGCTCATTATTTTCATCAAGACTTGCCAAGAGTTCTTCATCAGAAGGTCCTAACATAAGATCTAGATCATCTGCATTTCTAGGGATGCTTTGGTTAGAATTTGGTATGGCTGAAACAACAGGATCAGATTCCCCAATTAATCTTCCAAGTACCTTTTCTTGAGCATATTCCTCTAAAAGagcatctacttctccccccaaCACCTTCACATTTTCTGGTTTCAATAAGAGAACACCAAGACGGAAAGAAATAATTCCATAAATCAAAATTTTTGTACCTGGAGGAAGATGACTATGAAGAGCTGGAATAGGCTGATATTCCATTCCCTGTACTTGTACAATTCCATCAGTTAGCTGTAGCATCAACATTCGTGAAGACTTTGCTTCCCAAGGTTTTTGGGTTACTTGTGTTTCAGCTGTAATTAGCTCATTCATAGTATTCTTGCCTCTCAACTTTTGTATCTGGGAATATGCAGGCTGACTtacatcaaccaatgaattaatCTGCATAGCAAAATATCCATTCAATTCTCCTTTTGGAACGTCTAAAATGCCATCAGGTAAAAGAGGATGCTCCAAATCTTTCAGGTCAGTAAGGAGCCATTGCTCAAAAACTTGTTTATTCAGTTGTGCCTGACTCAAATTAACATCGTTTTCTTCTTGGATCCAGTTAATACAAGCTTCCAGCCACATTACAGGTACTTGAACATGCCATGTTGCTGAAAGCCAGGTTTCAACTCTTAATGCAGTATTAGCTACactcatttcttttaaatagaagaaatattATACACCTgttacctaaaaacaaaaaaaagtgtaattcAGTACACTTAAATAGTCTCTATAATTCTGTTTAATGCACAAACACAACTACACActtttgatttttctcatttcagcATCTTAAAATTCTTTCACTTCCTACATATCCAAAATTCAAATAC from Saccopteryx leptura isolate mSacLep1 chromosome 2, mSacLep1_pri_phased_curated, whole genome shotgun sequence carries:
- the RMI1 gene encoding recQ-mediated genome instability protein 1, with the protein product MSVANTALRVETWLSATWHVQVPVMWLEACINWIQEENDVNLSQAQLNKQVFEQWLLTDLKDLEHPLLPDGILDVPKGELNGYFAMQINSLVDVSQPAYSQIQKLRGKNTMNELITAETQVTQKPWEAKSSRMLMLQLTDGIVQVQGMEYQPIPALHSHLPPGTKILIYGIISFRLGVLLLKPENVKVLGGEVDALLEEYAQEKVLGRLIGESDPVVSAIPNSNQSIPRNADDLDLMLGPSDEELLASLDENNELSANNDTSSERCFSTRQSSFEAGLVISSRPKEKPPNPSVCFIDGELDDCSLAEALLLEEAVQKEEVEAKELQPLTLNRITNEHTARSAHNPNSLNNVSLICRNRNDNWIENSSSEQINEDKSSCFFARDHNSSVFLVHHNVPLAHDFTNNNKNSETDNKVRRTINSSDVHSSNNKILNGELISYVPKKSSQIPNENDHHLQNCSLRLDNSTNLSFTMDLYSPPFIYLSVLMACKPKEVVRVKVKAFIVTLIGNLSGSGGIWSITAKISDGTAYLDVDFVDEILTSLIGFSVPEMKKLKKDPLQYQKFLEGLQKCQRDLIDLCCLMTISFNPSLSKAIVLALQDVNVEHLENLKKRLNK